ATCTGACCGGCAAGACGAATGTCTCGCCGAGGCAAGAGTTCTATTACTTCAACGATGATGCCGAAATGGTGGCTGTGCGTTGGGATCCCATCGAGACGGGTGGTGTGAGACCCGACGCATGGAAAACCGTTTTCTGCGAACAGAAAGCGCAAGGAGGCCTGGATATCTGGCAGGAGCCCTTTGTGTGTCTGCGCGTGCCACGGCTATTCAATCTGCGAATGGATCCGTATGAACGGGCCAATATCGGTCCGACGACGGGCTACGAACAATGGATGACCGAGAACGTTTACCTGATCGCTGACGGTACCCGCCGGGCCGCCACGTTCTTGCAGACCTTCAAGGACTATCCGCCGAGCCAGTCGCCCGGCTCGTTCACCATCGACAAGGCAATCGACTCCCTAAAGATGCAGTTGGAAAAGCAGGGCAAGTAATCGCCCGCGAAGTGGCCACAGGGAAGTGGCATAGAGAGCTCCAAGCAAACGCCAGTCGAGGATATCGGTTGGCGTTTTCTTTTGAAGATGGTCTGGTCGTGGCCCGCAGAAGCCCCATGAGTAGCTGCTAGTACAGACGGCTATTTGGATTGTCATCCATACTCCTGATGCTCCTTTCGATGTTCAACGCGTGCATCGCGATGCCGAACGAAAGCGTTGAGTCCATCCGGTGGCATAGCTTGGCGTGAGTGAGATGTTTCCTGTTTTGCGCAGGATATCTCTTGTGACCGCGCATGCTTTTCGCGTCCGCTTCGCGAAGCACCGAGCGTTGCGCAAAAACCCTACACGGCGTTGAGGGTTTGAGCGATGTCACGCATCGCTGAGCTTGGGCACTCTAGTCGACCTTCTTTCGTTCGAGGAACTTTGATCACCTTGCTCATGGTGACAAAGTGATTTCGTGGGCGGTGTCGTTGGATCTTCACTGGCTCGTCGGTTCCCGGAGGAGGAAGGGATGCATCGACGTTGGCTGCATGGCGCGGTCAAGTCCAATCAGGAGCACAAGCATGTTTCCATCACGGAAGCGAAGTACTTTGATGAGATCACTCACGGCGATGATTGCGACGACCGTGATCGGCGTTGCTGCCTTTGCCATGCAGCCACCCGCCGTCCAGGCGCAGTCCGCGGCGGACGACGCGTCTGCTGGCAATGAAAAGCCGAACATCCTCGTCATCTTTGGCGACGACGTGGGCATCTCCAATCTGAGTGCCTACTCGATGGGCATGACCGGCTATCGCACGCCTAATATCGATCGCATTGCCCGTGAAGGCATGATCTTCACCGACTACTACAGCGAAAACAGCTGCACGGCTGGGCGCTCCACTTTCATCACGGGCGAAAACGTCCTACGCACTGGCCTGTCCAAGGTGGGCTTGCCGGGTGCGCCAGTGGGCCTGCAGGACAGCAACGTCACCATCGCTCAGGTGCTGAAGTCGATGGGCTACGGCACGGCGCAGTTTGGCAAGAACCATTTGGGCGACCAGGATCGCTTCCTGCCGACCAAGCATGGTTTCGACGAGTTCTTTGGAAACCTCTATCACCTCAATGCGGAAGAGGAACCCGAGCGTCCCTATTGGCCGGCGAACAACCCCGGGTTCCTTGCTCACTACAACCCGCGTGGCGTGATCCATTCCTATGCGGACGGCAAGATCGAGGACACGGGCCCCTTGACCAAGAAGCGCATGGAGACGATCGACGACGAGACCACCGGTGCGGCGGTCTCCTACATCAAGAAGCAGGCGGATGCTAAGCAGCCGTTCTTCATGTGGATGAACTTCACGCGCATGCACGTGTTCACGCATGTGCGCCCGGAATACGAGGGCAAGGCGGGTCTCGGCAAGGGTCAGATGTACGCCGATGGCATGTGGGAAATGGACCAGAACGTCGGCAAGCTGCTGCAGACGCTGGAAGAAGCGGGTATTTCCAAGAACACCATCGTGGTCTTCACTACCGACAACGGCCCGAACGAGTTCACTTGGCCAGATTCCGCCACCTCGCCGTTTCGTAGCGAGAAGGATTCCAACTGGGAGGGCGCCTATCGCTCGCCGGCCATGGTGCGCTGGCCTGGGCACATCAAGCCGAATACGGTGAGCAATACACTAGTTTCCGGCCTTGACTGGTTCCCGACACTGGTGGCTGCAGCCGGCGATTCGGACATCACCAACAAGCTGCTCAAGGGCACC
This genomic window from Dyella terrae contains:
- a CDS encoding arylsulfatase; this translates as MRSLTAMIATTVIGVAAFAMQPPAVQAQSAADDASAGNEKPNILVIFGDDVGISNLSAYSMGMTGYRTPNIDRIAREGMIFTDYYSENSCTAGRSTFITGENVLRTGLSKVGLPGAPVGLQDSNVTIAQVLKSMGYGTAQFGKNHLGDQDRFLPTKHGFDEFFGNLYHLNAEEEPERPYWPANNPGFLAHYNPRGVIHSYADGKIEDTGPLTKKRMETIDDETTGAAVSYIKKQADAKQPFFMWMNFTRMHVFTHVRPEYEGKAGLGKGQMYADGMWEMDQNVGKLLQTLEEAGISKNTIVVFTTDNGPNEFTWPDSATSPFRSEKDSNWEGAYRSPAMVRWPGHIKPNTVSNTLVSGLDWFPTLVAAAGDSDITNKLLKGTSVGGKNFKVHLDGYNFLPYLTGKTNEGPRKEFFYFNDDAQVMAVRFDTITPGGKVPTAWKVEFCEQRAPGGLQIWMEPFVCLRVPKIFNLRMDPYERADVGPTNGYYGWETENVYLGAEGVMRATQMLQTFKEYPPSQIPATFTIDQATDALKRELQQKQGK